tatataatattatgTTTATCTTCGTATTTTTATACTGTGTCTATCCTTATTATGTATAGAATAAGGTTAATGTGTGCATTTAGATACATTCTAACTTCAGAACATAAATTGAGGGACATTAGTTACACATCAGTCCTGCACATTAGATCCAATGTAGAGATGCAAGTTTTCAACAAAGGTTACGTCCTTAGAAGACGACTATCTAAATTCACCCAGCTCAAAGACAGTGGAATTTTCTGGTTGTAAAGTTCTCCAGAGCTGATTAGTTATTAAGCTGAAACAGAGTCAGTTTTCAACATTTTGGGTTGGGTTATTGGGGTGtaattttttccttcttcattAAAATCTCGCTTAGgacttttgatgatttcatAACAGAGTAGTCCATAGATCAAGGTATAGACGCAAAAACAACAGTTGGACCAGAAACAATATGTTTATAGAGATTATATATTGCGTTAATCACAAGTAGCTACTACCTTCATGGGATTGATCACAATTCTAATGAGCGTCAGTTTTCTGATTCTCATTGTCCAATTAAGAATTTCCTTCTTATCAAGAAGAAAATTAAGATCTGTACTAAAACCAGTACCTGTCCGTGCCAACATCAGCACTCTTctgcttttcttttttaaaggAGACCAAGTGAACTTGATACGGTCAAGTTTCAGAGCTagttcttatttgttttactTCTGTcccttatttatttatttatttatttatttattataatgGAGATGTTTCCACATTTAATAATTTTGGTTGCAGGTGTTATATCCGGCGCTCTTCTGTATATCAAAGATGATTTTGAGGTTGTCAGGAACAGTAGCTTCCTCCAGGTACAAGCAATTCTTATTCTTTACACGGTTTCATTTTTGTCATGAGTATGAGGAGAGTACAATTGTTGAGTAGgcatcaaaaaaataaaaagagagcAAGTACCAGTTGTAATGGAGGGATCTGTGACGTACCTCTACTGTTGGCTGGATtactatttttgttttgtttttgttttttattttcaaaacaaaGTAAAAGATCAATGTCAACCTTTTCTTCTTTGAGACATTCTGATTCTTTGAGTTTACAGGAAACAATTGTAAGCATGGCCTTGGTTGGTGCCATGATTGGAGCAGCTGCCGGTGGTTGGATTAATGATGCTTATGGACGTAAGAAGGCTACTCTTCTTGCTGATGTTGTATTTGCTCTTGGGGCAATTGTCATGGCTGCTGCCCCCGATCCATATGTTCTTATCTTAGGACGGCTTCTAGTTGGCCTTGGTGTTGGAGTGGCTTCTGTGACTGCTCCTGTCTATATTGCAGAAGCATCCCCTTCAGAAATTAGAGGAGGACTAGTGAGCACTAACGTACTTATGATTACTGGGGGCCAGTTTGTTTCCTATCTTGTAAATCTTGGTTTTACAGAGGTAGACCTATCTAAGtaccatttgattttctttcatCATCTTCCAGTATTTACTGTGTCATTTTATTACTTTTTTCTCCTACaacattttatttctcatgGAGCCAAAATTTATCTTCAATGATATAACTTGTAGTGCGACagtctttttaattttttggtaACATGTGGGAAATATGATTAGATTTTAGGCACTCGGAACAGAAAAAAGATAAGACTGTATAGTGAGGAGACCAGAGTGGTGgccattttgttttgttctagTTTACTACTTTATTAAGTGACCCAAAATTAGGTTTTGTAATGCTGATCAAATACAAAAGGAGGCTTTTCCTATGGCCCTGGTGTAACTTGGATATTCCTCACTGACAATATATTAAAATCGCagattttttctttaaaaggaaaacaaatcaCAGAAGTTAAGTTTATGAAAAGTGTCTGCGTCTATGTTAGTCAACAGGCTCAGTTCTTTGACATTTAGAAATTAAGCATAATTCATATACCTGTTAACTTGTGGGTCTCTTCGGCACTTGATTAAAGTTGAGTACTgtgttttcaacttttcaaaGCTTATGAGATGTCATGAGAATATCTTTTGCCCCTTTAAAATTACTGAATGACAGGAATATGAAGGTGTACTTGAAAGATTATCTGATAATTGATCATGGGATGTTTGATGGTATGAATCCCTGCCATTTTTTTGTTCACATtatgtaattttttgtttttaaaaaagTATGTTATTTTTCTATGAACACTTTACCCAGCACAACTCAGCTTTGTTTagtttttaataaaaataagctTCTAAACTGAGTGTATTCTTTCTCTTGTGAAAAAATGCTGCAGAAAATTCTTTGTTATGTAAATCTTATTATAGTTATTTTGCTGGCATGAAAGGTTTTCAATTTTGCAGTTTAAAGGGCAGCGTCAGGATAAGAGTTTGGGGCTGAGAATCATTACTGAAGGAAGTTATTTCCTGCCTAAGTTAGATGATGCATGAGGCTATGATTGTTGAAAGCATGCTAGTATCTTATGAGATGTTTACAGAACAATTTATTTTAacagttatttttttttctcttatagTTGTTTACTTCTCTTCTTATAAAGTTGGTAGCAACAATTACTTGTCGTTAAACGTGTACATTTCTGCATTAATGTTTCGTTTTATAATTAAAACGGAAAcgtgtttttttaataataaaattgtaTCTATGGTTGGAGTTTAAAGATTCAAATACTTGTTGTATATTCTTGAAGACTAACTGTTTCCTCACATGGGCTTCTTTTTTCTATAGACTTTGCTTGTACTTTCTAAAGATATTTATAATTTCAAGTAACAAAAGTATGAACTTCCCTGGAATTTACACTACTAAAATTTTCTATGAAGTTAACCACATTAACTTGAAACATGCCTTCTAGTGGTATCATTTGGTGTCTGCCTTCTAATCTTGGTATCATAGTTCGTTTGTTGCATTAGTGTTTGGGTGGGCCGGGGCATTGCCAAGCATCTCTAAGATCACTGGAGGTCAGGGTGTAGAATGGTTTTTCAGTTGGGTACTTCAATGGcatggtttttcttgtttgcgTTCAAACAGTCTCCAGTATATTCCATCTGTATAAAAATGTCTGTGTCTGTGCAGGTCCCTGGGACATGGCGTTGGATGCTCGGAGTTTCAGCTGTCCCTGCTGTCATTCAGTTTTCTCTCATGCTTTGTCTGCCAGAGTCTCCGCGATGGCTTTTTATGAAAGTAAAATTACATCCCTTTCATTGAAgtcttcatttttattttcaaaagtAGGGGGTAATGAGATACATTATCTGTATTCCTCAAAGCCAGGCATTTTTGGGATCTTAATTACAAAGTATATTTGTAGTAATAGAGTCAAAACATTGTGATTTACCCTTGTCcttttctttctaattttatttgcAGGATGATAAAGAGAAAGCCATAACTGTGCTCTCGAATATTTATGAAGTGTCTCGCTTAGAGGATGAAATTGAGTACCTTTCTTCGCAAGCAGAGGAAGAGCGCCATAAAAAGAAGGATGTTAGCTACTGGCAAGTTTTCaaatcaaaagaaatcagACTTGCATTTATTGTTGGTGCAGGACTTCAGGTACGATTAGTGTAGTTTTCACTTGAGATACTCTAACCGCTACCCGACACCCTATCTCCAATTCCTTTTCTTGTGAAATGGAAATTTCACCGCATCAAATTCAAGTTGGCTTATTTCTGTCATaatctccttttcttttctgcttGAGTTCTGATACATTTGATCTGTGATAACATGTCTGGCGTTGGAACTTCCCAAACGATTTATAATCTAAGTGAAGTTTATCTCTGAAAAATAGAATGTGCATTTTAGTATCTAGAAGCGTGAGAAGATGGGGAGCAAATATTTCTACAGGTTGCCCAGGTTTTCTAATGATTGTTTAAACCTAAAACAAATCCTGGGACCCGTAGCACAATCTTAAATTTACTCATTATGCCTGTTGTGAATTTCAGATGGCATCGTTGATGGTCCTTAGAAAAAACTGCACATATTCTTATAGTAGTTTAAGCCATTCAGTTCCttgttttgtttgatgtttTCATAATGTCAATTGGTATTCTTACAATCAACATCCTTTCATTCACACACATTATCCATTCTTGcatttaaattatatacattggTTCAGGCATTTCAGCAATTCACTGGTATCAATACGGTCATGTACTATAGCCCAACAATTGTCCAGATGGCTGGCTTCCAGTCCAACCAGTTAGCTCTTTTACTATCCCTTATTGTAGCTGCCATGAATGCTGCTGGAACGGTGCTGGGCATATACCTTATTGACAAGTGTGGCCGAAGGAAACTGGCTCTATCGAGCTTATGCGGTGTTATTGTCTCACTTGTCATCCTCTCAGCTGCATTTTTCTTTCAATCATCTGATTCTTCAAGTGGAATCTACGGATGGATTGCAGTTTTAGGCTTAGCCCTGTACATTGCTTTCTTTGCACCAGGGATGGGACCTGTGCCATGGACCGTGAACTCCGAGATATATCCTGAAGCATACAGAGGTATCTGTGGGGGCATGTCAGCTACTGTGAATTGGCTGTCAAATTTGATCGTGGCACAAAGTTTTCTGTCAATAGCTGAAGCTGTAGGAACCGGTGCAACTTTCCTGATCCTTGCTGTTATCGCTGTTATCGCTTTCGTATTTGTGCTTGTGTTGCTGCCGGAGACGAAAGGGTTGACATTCGAGGAAGTTGAGAGGATTTGGAAGAAAAGAGCTTGGGGGAGTAGTTCTAACTCGGAGAGCCTTCTTGAGAGGGCAGATGAGTCTTAGACCTGTACCATATTGTTTTATTCTATATAAGCAGCTAGATGCTGCAGACCAACTTGTATTCTGCCTCAGTCCATCTAATATATGCCGGTCCACTGTTCTCTATATTTGCATAGCATAAAGATCAGCACTTCAGCAGGTGCCATTTCAAGAAAATATCACCAAGTATAATTCCTTGTGCCAAATGAAGTTGGTGTTGAGAACTAATTGGCTAATAAATTGGTCTGTAAACTTTAGAGTTGGTCATTATGGTCGGAGATGTgaactagtttttttttttcgattaggGAGATGTGAACTAGTTGGCAGTTCACACCGGCACAAAACCAATAAAACATGTGAATGATGTGAGAAAAGACACTATCTCCCTATTTTCTCTTGTACGTTTGAAGTGTGGACCAAACTTTCTATTTGGCTGCAAATGCTCGTAGGCTTCAATATGAAAGCAAATTGAATTATCAACATCCTATTTATTAACAAATAAAGTGAAAGTATATAATTTCGAATGTGTCAGCTTTTTTCATGTAATTTCTCTTCCATATGAATTTGTAACACTGTCTTCATGCAAGGTACTTTGGACCCTAGTCACGTAACTTAATTAGTAGATATTTCTACTATATAATACAACTTAAGCACATCGATCTGAACATTTACATTgaaatgtgtaaatatatcgtaattgtgtatatatgtttaaatgatataaaaaattttagagaacaaaaggaaataaatGAAAGAGCACCGAGCAAGCAATGATTTGGTTTTTCTTTATAATCTAAGGAGACCCAATCAATCATTGGATTTTTTTTGGTCGAAATCAATCATTGGATTAATATAACtaaaagaagaggaagaggtaAATTACTttacaaaacaaaaaggacATAAGTGGAAAAATAAGTTTTGCATGATTGGTCGTAGGGATATACCAATAAGGAACTCTCCAGATCACTCGTCTGCTGACATCTCAGGCGCACATCAAAACTCGCCCAACAGCAACACGATTGGTCGTTAAACTCAGCTTCATCACATGGCGCACAACCACTGGTTGAAACAAAGCAATATCATAAAATTGCTGTGGCGTGACTACAGGTGATTCTCACACCTCCATTAGCGGCGTGTATTAAATGATTTGGGTCGGAGCGAACGTGTTTGGCGGAAAATTATTGGAGGCGATGGCGACGGGCCACGTGAGTTGCTGGCCAGTTCTTTGTTTTGTTCACCACCCAATGCCAGACGTCCGCATGGCACAACATTGGACGTAGCCGCTGAAATTGTGACGTGTATACTCAACTAATTATATTAtatcatttataattaatatacacagtaaaaattataaaaatttatttataaataagAATTAATAAGAAACAATAactgtaaaaaaataaaacaataatatTAAAGAGATACACATGAGATATATAATTAGTATGTATGCGATGGTATTGGATAAAGAGGTATGGTGGTGGGACCCGCGGTATAAGCTTGAGGCTTTTGTTGTGATCTGATAAGTTGATAAGCTCTGGCTGCTCCTGCTCTCTTTAGGAAGCAAATTGAAGCCAAATTAGATatggaaaacaaaacaaaaatacaatGTATATAGGTATTTTATACGTATACGCATGTTCCTCCTGTTCAACCTGGGACTGGCATATACGGTGGAGCAATCAAAGAATATACCGAACTGGAAAACTGTGAGCTTAGGCCTAGGGTTGGTGACCAACTATCAtcctattttctttttaaggaGGAAATGTCGAGTGGTTCAACtgttcaaaacttcaaatgATCTTGTGATATTGGCAAACCGATAGCTAGACAAAAATCGACCACAATCTGCTTGGTTGGTGGTTTGTTTTTTaacatttttcctttttggtATTTGTTATTTCGAAATTTAGTACGGTGAAATGTTTAATATAACTATATCTACTTATACAATACTAATTATAAGGTACATGTATACTCTGGGAAGAATGGAAGATCACATGTTTGTTCACATCTTAGTACGTAAAATTTTTATTGTGCCCTTAAAAAAAGTCATTTTGTACCAATATCTAAATGACTCTTTCGGGCGATATTCTAAAGAAGAGCCAATAGATGGTCGTTGTTTATCATGTACCGCGGCGCCGGCTACACAGCTCTTTTATCATATTACGTGGCAAGCTGCGATTGGCGCAGGCTGCTGAGGTCAACCTTTGTATCTCCACGTGGGCGCCAGTTCGGCAAAAACTCACGGCGGTCATTTTTCCGGCGCGGCTCGACGAAGCCGACCGAGGTGTAGTAGTGTGTGGAGGTGTGTAGGGTAAGACTCACAGCCCCAATTTTTTTGTTCTGAGAAGAAACTCGTAGCCCAAATTTGAAATAGCCAGAAGTCAGATTGACAGATCTAGATCATTGACCGGGGGGAACAGGGCCGCCTCTCCCCTCATCGTCGAAGAggcgccaccaccaccgtCGAACGTTTTTCGATGCTTACGTTCGTAAGCTTTGTTGACCCTCCAATCATCAAAGACATCGATTTATGAATCGTTTTACCATGTCTCCATAAGCATTCGGCGGTCTCATTCATATTGAGGTATTCAGGTGATGGGTAGCTGTTGTCAATTATTAGGCGCTTAATGTAGATCTGttcagaattttttttgtttaagaaCAATGATTTCGGACACGGAGTTATTTCAATGAGGTGCAGGGGATGGCGAGGAAGAACGAACCGATGGCAGATGCCACTGCCGGGGTTAATGGAAAGTGACGTCGCGCTGAGATGGCGATCGTAGCATTCGGAAATTCTAGGTAAGTTTTGCTCTCAGCGTTTGAAGTTCTAGATTTCTGGTGAATTCGGAGATGATGTATGGGTCTTCTACTTCTTTGTCTTTGTCTTGTCTCATAAACAACCTTGATGGCTGCCCCATGCACATCTTTAGCTTCCTCTCGGTACCTCTCTCTTCTCTGTATTCAACTTTTCATAATTATGTAATGGGAATTCAATCTTTAGTCCTGCAATTGCCCTTTATCTGGGATTTGGTTCAATTTGGATTGTTTGCATTTGGGTATGGATTGATTATGTGGAATGAGCAATTCCTTTGTTTGATTGGGCTTTACTTATTTGAAGGTCTTTTGTTTTGGTGGTGTATTTgcaattgatgatgaaatattaTTTAAGGGACTTGAGGCTTCCAAGTATAGAATTTAATCACCTTTAACTTCCAGTTACACTTCATACAATCTTGTTTCAAGTTACAGACTTTGTAGCTGATGATGCTCTGTTTTGATAGTTGACACTGGAAATTTAAAGGGATAAGCATGGTACTCCATTAGGATACTAGAACTGATTTAGAGTTGGGCACACATTATGCACATCAAGTGTTCGACATAATGCCTTAATGGCATACAGTTGGCTATTCATGTCTAACGAAAAACCTATCTTTCTTGTTTCATTGTCAGTTTTTGACAGCTCAAAATAGTCTTCAAGGATCGTTTCAGTGTCATGCAAAACAAAAATGATTTGAGAAACTTATGATGTTTATTTTGGACTACTGAAACATAGAAACATTGATTTTatctttaaaatttatttgcaTGAAATAATGTTTTGGATTTTCACTGTGTTTATTTCTTCTGTAGTGTTCAAATCATACTTCATCCACTTTGCGCACGAGCTGCTGGACTTTGTGTTGAGGTGGTTATTCTCTCAGTTCTACATAATGGTTTCATGTTATATCCATGTTATTTTAATAGCTTGCTTTATGTAATTATTactagttttatttttctgaatTAATTACCTCAAATAAACATCATGGAGTGTTTATATTgatttctctctctatctTATAAATGCAAAGCTTGAGGACGAAGAGAGACTGCGTTTACTTTCAGTAGataatgatgaagaagatcaATGCATTCCTTTCATTTCCTTCTGCAAGAGGCATAAGCAACCATCCAATGATCGTTCAACTGCTGGCGACTAGATGGGCCGAACTGTGTGTCGATGTTTAGACTATAATCCACCATCTAATCCATCTGGATGTGCTCATACTGGTATGCTTATGCTTTATCAATATTATCTTTGTTTTATTGTTATTTACTGCTGCAATTACATGCATTAGATGTACCTAAAAAAGTTTCCCCATTTTTGTGGATCATATACATTTTGAAATTGGCGTTATTCACTTAGAGACACTCCATCTGGTGTGAGTGTGGTTGTTAATTGGTTCTTTGACGCAACCAACTTTAGCTAAATAATACATATTAGAACCAAACTAAGCCCTGGATTCCTTAATGTAAACAGTTTCTGAGAGAAAAACCTATGTGATACTGACACTTGAAATCTGACCCCACACCTTATTTTTCTTAGAAAATCGGGAATATATGGTTTTGGTATTTTTGCGAAGCACCCACATAGAGCAGGGGACATGGTATGATAATAGTCATTGTACATTCTAATTTCCTCCCTAAGAGTATGTAATGCTTATCTTTTGCAGGTGATTGAATATACTGGTGAACTGTCAGACCTCCTATAGCTATCAGGAAAGAGCGCAGGAGATATGTTGTCCCATGTGAGAGAAAGTATGTTTTATCTAAAAGAAAGCCAACTGAAGTTTGAAGGTAGCATCACTATTAATTATGCatatagtaaaaaaaatacCGAATTTCGAGCTTATTTGACTGTCGATTTGTTCGGTCAACTTAAAATCTCGTCGCATTTTGTTTACTCATGAAAATCTACCACTAGCGAACACAAAAGCTACtaccaacatgttaaaaaGCTACTGCGAAGCAGTATCAAAGCTACTACCACTCAAGCACAAAGCTATTACCATGGAATTATAAAGCTACTACTGTCGAATTATAAAGTTACTACCAATGAACACAAAAGCTACTACTTCCAAGCATAAAGCTACCACTCAGGCATAAATCTATTATCATGGAATTCTAAAGTTACTACTATCGAATTTTAAAACTACTACAAACGAACACAAAAAAGCTACTACTACTACACTTGATTTACACTTGTAACATCATGAATCGACTATATGATGGAAACGGTTCGTGCTCAATCGACACTACGTTATGTGAtccttatatataattatgcatatggtaaaaaattattgaatttcggacttgtttgaccgtcggttTGTCCAGTCAATCTAAAACGCTAATAATATGCCCTATGGGTAGATCTATCACCGGGGGCCGATGGCCGAATGAGGCTTATATGTTCGCAACCACGTAATATTATCAAACGAGATTGTGCGGTCGAATCTAAAAAAATTCGTAAGGTTCCGGTTAAAGGATTTCCGTTTAGTAAAAACGTGCGTTTatgatgattgctcgattactcgacataaatatttaaccctgtaagcatcgtaagtagtataaagtaagagggtatcgttcacaaaccggggatccagccagggcttagaatcacaaatatttaacaacgaattcaaaagatataaGAAGATTTTGATATAGGTTCggattgaaagataaaaaacagaaaataaaacctaagctaatatatacatgtgatcaaccaactaaCACACAatacattaccaaaacaaatcatacaaagctaacgaaaatcaaattctaattctcctttaagagtcatgccgagacactatcatgaatgactaaggttggatcatgcaattagggttctaagcagtaacctaaacacatagacacttaacacattctattcattccaagcggtcttaatcgaaatctaacatacttatcctaccatgcaacttcaaagccacgcatattgaattcattaagcatgtcacctacttaacccccaatcatgcaatttcaaaaatcacatagaaaagataaacatgttcatagcataagtcataaatccaacaacctaaatatcatgttacaagcgtatacataacacatagatacttTCGAAATCATTCAAGAATAGatcacggcagaaaccaaaatcatagaactaaaaacctaaaatcgcaactttatatGAAGTGAATCAAGTaactatttcatagacaaaatcaaaacaagattacactacacaaatcgcatacTCATCCAAGAATAAGAAAAACCAAAGCCCGAAtttaaacatagagagaatcatggttacactttatcaatcaagcgatctcacaaagtatagccgtggctttctaaggggatgaaacctcttcacaagcgtgcttgaaggctatatattggtggagaatggtggaatcggttttaggatttcttggaagggctatggcttgtgcttgtgtgcaaggttgatgatgaatgaatggggaggccgagcctctatatataggagtcacaAAGCCCTATTTGCCGTCCCTTGTAGGacatagaatccaattgggaagctgaaatcttctttgatatggattttgattcatgtactccatatccaacttgatgtaggaaaccaaattcaataggGAGAACACATATGGGCTACACGGCATCTCTCGTTGTTCAACTAGGAGTAACTAGGtcggcctcttcttctccttctgatatgatttccttgtctcactaggaatgcatcacggcaTCTCTACTCTCTTTCAaagtatgatttgtctttcctgaaaagaattcgacgattaaggaatatgaaagaatgaaaataggaaagtagagtcctagtcgagtaagaaatccgagctcaataaggatttctaacacttagcacaatttcatcatcaagtcATTCAATTTCGTCATAGCTCTGCTTAGAACATACAAATAATaattatgaacctaaaacaactaaataagaagtaacaaagcacaagaatagggcatataaacattaagaacgtcacactttgtgctcctatcagtttATGTGTTGTCTAATGAAATtaacggtcaaatgaggtctaAAATCAACAACATTTTGATACGGTACACTAATAAATATGCTAACACATCGGCCGGTGTCTATCGACTATATTTATTACTTAAGCTGTTGATCACCGAATTGGCTACTAATATAGTATAACTTTTTATTGCACTTGATTTACACTTgtaacattatgaagcgattatATGATGGAAACGCCTCGTGCTCAATCGACACCACACGATGTGATCCTTAGATATAATTAtgcatatggtaaaaaaattatcgAATTTCAGGATTGTTTGACCATCGGTTTGTCCGGTCAACCTAAAACGTTAATAATATGCTCTATGGGTAGACCAATCACCGGGAGGCGATGGTCGGATGAGGTTTATATGTTCACAACCATGTAATATTACCGAACGAGGGTGTGCGGtcgaataaaaaaaatttcggaAGGCTCCGGTCAAATGGTTTCCATTTAGTAAAAACGTGTGTTTTTGTGTTGACTCGAGAAATtaacggtcaaatgaggtctaAAATCAACAACATTTTGACATGGTACACTAATAAATATGCTAATCACATCGACCAGTGTCTATCGACTATATTTATTAGTTAAGCTGTTGATCACCGAAGTGGCTACTAATATAGTATAACTTTTTATTTCACTTGATTTACACTTgtaacattatgaagcgattatATGATGGAAACGCCTCGTGCTCAATTGACACCACACGATGTGATCCTTAGATATAATTAtgcatatggtaaaaaaaatatcgAATTTCGGGCTTGTTTGACCATCGGTTTGTCCGGTCAACCTAAAACGTTAATAATATGCCTTATGGATAGACCTATCACCGAGGGCCGATGGCCGAATGTGACTTATATGTTCGCAACCACGTAATATTGTCGGACGAGGGTGTGCGGTCGAATCTAAAAAAAGAATTTCGTAAGGCTCCGGTTAAAGGATTTCCGTTTAGTAAAAACGCGCGTTTTTGTGTTGTCTAATGAAATtaacggtcaaatgaggtctaAAATCAACGAAATTTTGACACGGTAGACTAATAAATATACTAATCACATCGGCCGGTGTCGATTGACCATATTTATTACTTCAGTTGTTGATCACCGAAGTGGCTACTGATATAGTATAACTTTTTTATTTCACTTGATTCACACTTGTAACATAGAAGTCTCTTGCTCTTTGAAGTTTTgggatatatacatatatcttGAGAGTTGATTCGTTTGTATGTGAGGTCATGGATGATGTTTCCATTTCACGTTTTCATGGCTTTAGAAGACAAGTAGCTCCTAGTTTACAGTAAGAAGCTGTAAAATAATGCACTTCTAGCAATTGAATAAAATACAGCAAGGTAATACTGGTATGGTTCAGTATAAGAAATTTATCAAACATAGAATCTCGTGTGcttatacaatagaatctcatGGATTGGCTCCAAAAGCTAAATCTATTGAGATAGTTATAAACTTGTTATATAATTAGATGTCAAGTAATGTCAGAAGGAAGAAACCTATTTACCAGCAGAATCCTTCTctatcaaacaaaataaacgAGTTGATATAGCTAATGACTGATACAAGCCTTCCGATCTAAAAACTATTACATGTTTTAATGTTTTCAGCCGATGTCATCCAGGAGAACAATCATGCTGGAGTAATCTCGGGGTCAAGGCTCTAGTACTTTGGGAGACATAAGCAACAATGCATGTTCATTTTTCTATTCACAAGACAACAAAACCCGTTTTGCAAAATCCATCAATGAACATCTCATAAATGACATCATCAGGCTTCATGCTGAGGGAAATGTAATAGTATCATCCTAATTTCCATAAAAGTTATCATCATTGCcacaaattagaaaaaaattgtgaTAATAGTAGCTTCAGCAACATTAGAGCAATTTTCAATCCgattaaagaaaaaattacTAGCGATAATCGatcgaacaaaaaaaaaactccaaaCTAAAGTGCAGTAAGACTAGGAGTAGACCAAATATACATTGCAAGCAAATTATTGAAACCAAACACAGCAATTTGGAAGCTTCAATTTGGTTCACTAGTTTCATCAATCTATGCTGTCCTTTTAGTTGAGATGTCACTAGAGGAAGATGTAGGGGAATCGCCTGCATAGAATATGACATTCAAAT
This is a stretch of genomic DNA from Argentina anserina chromosome 4, drPotAnse1.1, whole genome shotgun sequence. It encodes these proteins:
- the LOC126790597 gene encoding inositol transporter 1; protein product: MTLDSSMPGSSGYLDLHPDREMFYFKNPYILGLTVVAGIGGLLFGYDTGVISGALLYIKDDFEVVRNSSFLQETIVSMALVGAMIGAAAGGWINDAYGRKKATLLADVVFALGAIVMAAAPDPYVLILGRLLVGLGVGVASVTAPVYIAEASPSEIRGGLVSTNVLMITGGQFVSYLVNLGFTEVPGTWRWMLGVSAVPAVIQFSLMLCLPESPRWLFMKDDKEKAITVLSNIYEVSRLEDEIEYLSSQAEEERHKKKDVSYWQVFKSKEIRLAFIVGAGLQAFQQFTGINTVMYYSPTIVQMAGFQSNQLALLLSLIVAAMNAAGTVLGIYLIDKCGRRKLALSSLCGVIVSLVILSAAFFFQSSDSSSGIYGWIAVLGLALYIAFFAPGMGPVPWTVNSEIYPEAYRGICGGMSATVNWLSNLIVAQSFLSIAEAVGTGATFLILAVIAVIAFVFVLVLLPETKGLTFEEVERIWKKRAWGSSSNSESLLERADES